The proteins below come from a single Euleptes europaea isolate rEulEur1 chromosome 5, rEulEur1.hap1, whole genome shotgun sequence genomic window:
- the LOC130478110 gene encoding 39S ribosomal protein L55, mitochondrial-like: MMIISGALRVLWPAAVWRTLAPPCGLHTSTSQLNSNRTSIACIPRVKYTRLYPVLLVRPDGSTIHIRYKEPRRILMMPVDINTLSEAEQRAQLRRRDTAKIKVKEEVLFEDDFNLDDYRKFWKKK; this comes from the coding sequence ATGATGATCATAAGCGGGGCTTTAAGGGTCTTGTGGCCAGCGGCTGTCTGGAGGACCCTGGCCCCTCCTTGCGGCCTCCACACCTCTACCAGCCAGCTCAACTCCAATCGCACCTCCATCGCTTGTATCCCGAGGGTGAAATACACCAGGCTCTATCCAGTCCTGCTGGTCAGACCCGATGGCTCAACCATCCACATTCGCTACAAAGAGCCGAGGCGGATTCTTATGATGCCGGTAGACATCAACACTCTCTCAGAAGCGGAGCAGAGGGCCCAGCTAAGGAGAAGGGACACTGCCAAGATTAAAGTGAAAGAGGAAGTCCTGTTTGAAGACGACTTTAATTTGGACGACTACAGGAAATTTTGGAAGAAGAAATGA